Proteins encoded together in one Bradyrhizobium sp. PSBB068 window:
- a CDS encoding GNAT family N-acetyltransferase: MLSATSDTAVRLIHPHDGLSISPDHPSQQPEPIAQANAQTSRKGAARPMTTADVPAVAGLFLKVFRGTDKPASTDLKGYLHALTLGSPSYSEAAGTQIYQQQDGLISSALLSVPMRFMACGNVIPGRLLGVFMTNRDSAGAAQLNLGLRPKKASLSFCDSASPTSARSLMAIGGKTIPMQNLEWVRTFRPLGALLGRLSPRLLRRIDPGLATLARPVDAFLGRLRGGDLESPAGLKVQEMSIPDFLAHAPRLIAHYAVRPLWSEDELGWLVGLAAQNTRLGAFTIRAIVDHTSATIGCFVYYASPGRTAHVLNILSLPGREVGVLGAMFRHLEDTGHLEARGRAQPALMAGLGLQRWLVFRHRAFAMALTRVPEVNDAIVRGDIYVGGLAGEDWSRLMCDFG; this comes from the coding sequence ATGCTTAGCGCAACGTCCGATACAGCGGTCCGGCTCATCCACCCGCACGACGGTCTGTCGATCTCGCCGGATCACCCGAGTCAACAGCCCGAACCGATCGCCCAGGCCAACGCACAGACGTCACGCAAGGGCGCCGCCAGGCCGATGACCACGGCTGACGTTCCTGCGGTCGCCGGCCTCTTCCTCAAGGTCTTCAGGGGCACCGACAAGCCGGCAAGTACCGATCTCAAGGGCTATTTGCACGCGCTGACCCTCGGGTCGCCGTCCTACAGCGAGGCTGCGGGCACCCAGATCTATCAGCAGCAGGACGGCCTGATCTCGAGCGCGCTGCTCTCCGTCCCGATGCGCTTCATGGCCTGCGGCAATGTGATCCCGGGGCGGCTGCTCGGCGTCTTCATGACGAACAGGGACTCCGCCGGGGCGGCCCAGCTCAATCTTGGCCTGCGACCGAAAAAGGCGAGTCTTTCGTTCTGTGACAGTGCATCGCCGACCAGCGCCAGATCCCTGATGGCCATCGGCGGAAAGACCATTCCGATGCAGAACCTGGAGTGGGTGCGCACCTTCCGTCCGTTGGGCGCACTGCTCGGACGTCTTTCGCCGCGCTTGTTGCGCCGGATCGATCCCGGCCTGGCAACGCTCGCGCGTCCCGTCGACGCTTTCCTGGGCCGCCTGCGCGGCGGCGACCTCGAGAGCCCCGCCGGCCTGAAGGTGCAGGAGATGTCCATCCCGGACTTCCTCGCCCACGCGCCCCGCCTCATTGCCCACTACGCTGTCCGGCCGCTCTGGTCGGAGGACGAGCTCGGCTGGCTCGTCGGCCTCGCGGCGCAGAACACCAGGCTCGGCGCATTCACGATCCGCGCGATCGTAGACCATACCAGCGCGACGATCGGCTGCTTTGTCTACTACGCGTCTCCGGGGCGGACCGCGCATGTCCTCAACATCCTGTCGCTTCCCGGTCGGGAGGTTGGCGTGCTCGGTGCGATGTTCCGCCACCTCGAGGACACCGGCCACCTCGAAGCCCGCGGCCGCGCACAACCGGCTCTGATGGCAGGGCTCGGGCTGCAGCGCTGGCTCGTGTTCCGGCACCGCGCCTTCGCCATGGCGTTGACGCGTGTTCCGGAAGTGAACGACGCCATCGTGCGCGGCGATATCTATGTCGGCGGCCTCGCGGGCGAGGACTGGAGCCGGCTGATGTGCGACTTCGGCTGA
- a CDS encoding FecR domain-containing protein, whose product MRLALKVLRSRPGGSDLHRAATRQDLLEREGIVRIHLVIHLLASFVFAVTLATFMPVQVQAQAGPAQPAVDNSSAKSIGKVVTATGSVTIEHASAVVVQAALSDQLPQAKVGDPVYMGDTVQTGADGRVGINFTDGTSFNLSSNAKMVMTEFVYDPNGKSNSTLFKLANGTFTFVAGNIAKTGDMKIDTPAATMGIRGTTPRIEISDDGTVRFATLVEEGKSKLLRKPATRVTPQSEPNTYHRFNPNICRGC is encoded by the coding sequence ATGCGTTTGGCACTCAAGGTCCTGCGGTCTCGGCCCGGCGGTTCGGATCTCCATCGCGCCGCGACACGACAAGATCTTCTCGAAAGGGAGGGGATCGTGCGCATCCATTTGGTTATTCACTTGCTCGCAAGCTTCGTCTTCGCCGTTACGCTCGCAACCTTCATGCCGGTCCAGGTGCAGGCGCAAGCCGGGCCGGCCCAACCCGCGGTCGACAATTCCTCAGCGAAGTCGATCGGGAAGGTCGTGACGGCCACCGGTTCGGTCACGATCGAACATGCGAGCGCGGTCGTCGTTCAGGCCGCGCTGTCCGATCAATTGCCCCAGGCGAAGGTTGGCGACCCCGTCTATATGGGCGACACGGTACAGACCGGAGCCGATGGACGGGTCGGGATCAACTTCACCGATGGCACCTCGTTCAATCTGTCGAGCAACGCCAAGATGGTCATGACCGAGTTTGTGTACGACCCGAACGGAAAATCGAACTCGACCCTGTTCAAGCTGGCCAATGGAACGTTCACCTTCGTGGCCGGCAACATCGCGAAGACCGGCGACATGAAGATCGACACCCCCGCCGCGACGATGGGAATTCGAGGCACCACGCCGCGTATCGAAATTTCCGACGATGGAACGGTGAGGTTCGCGACGCTCGTCGAAGAGGGCAAGAGCAAGCTGCTCAGGAAGCCCGCGACACGCGTGACGCCGCAGTCCGAGCCGAACACCTACCACAGGTTCAATCCGAACATTTGTCGCGGATGCTAG
- a CDS encoding FUSC family protein: MRAEEPFLVRHADLIFALKTFAASMLALVIALAIDLPRPYWAMATVYITSQPLAGATSSKAFFRVIGTLIGATVTVAMVPNLVNAPELLCLAIALWVGLCLYLSLLDGTPRSYVFMLGGYTVALIGFPSVAEPGSIFDIALARVEEISLGIICASLVSTVVFPRSVAPAVGGRVRSWLSDARRLSRDVLLDHGTSETRRAQRLRLATDIVEIDTLATHLAYDRLADTGTVRGLAEVRLRMLMLLPIATSIEDRLAALGKMALQRQPELQRLIGDVAAWIVDEDRQRQSGEQIRATVTARLSALDGLAPRERILTISLLLRLRDLIDISADCRAVADAIAAGRDISTVQLAFHPESGAAPVRHRDHGMALWSAAGTAVAILICCGVWIATGWADGASAPMMAAVACSFFAAQDEPARSIRAFGLFSLVAIVVVAIYQFALVPGISHVEVLIAALAPTFLLYGFLIARPKTSPIGMALAANTATLLALQSTYTADFASFANTSVAFFLGVVIAEIVTRIARGVGAEWIAKRLTTSSWQTLAVAAERRGRGDRAQFAGLMLHRLGLLVQRIAFISESDRRDTDSLVQLRIGLNIIDLRRARYGLAASTVRAIDHMLDDLAAAFRAHADQALPAELLSCIDAAVTAVVKDPNERARDDALLGLVGIRRGLFPDAPAYRSQPEESFAA; this comes from the coding sequence ATGCGCGCGGAAGAGCCGTTCCTGGTCCGCCACGCGGACCTCATCTTCGCGTTGAAGACGTTCGCCGCGTCGATGCTGGCGCTCGTCATCGCATTGGCGATCGATCTGCCGCGCCCCTATTGGGCGATGGCGACGGTTTACATCACGTCGCAGCCGCTGGCCGGCGCGACCAGCTCGAAGGCGTTCTTCCGCGTGATCGGAACGTTGATCGGCGCCACCGTCACGGTGGCGATGGTGCCGAACCTCGTCAACGCGCCCGAGCTGCTCTGCCTTGCCATCGCGCTGTGGGTCGGGCTCTGTCTCTATCTGTCGCTGCTCGACGGAACGCCGCGCAGCTATGTCTTCATGCTGGGCGGATACACCGTCGCATTGATCGGCTTTCCGTCCGTCGCCGAGCCGGGAAGCATTTTCGATATCGCGCTGGCGCGGGTCGAGGAAATCTCGCTCGGCATCATCTGCGCAAGCCTGGTGTCGACCGTGGTGTTTCCGCGCAGCGTCGCGCCGGCGGTGGGCGGTCGCGTCAGGAGCTGGCTGTCGGATGCCCGCCGCCTGTCCCGCGACGTGCTGCTCGATCACGGCACCAGCGAGACGCGCCGGGCCCAACGCCTCCGCCTCGCGACCGACATCGTCGAGATCGATACGCTGGCGACCCATCTCGCCTATGACCGGCTGGCCGACACCGGCACCGTGCGCGGTCTCGCCGAGGTCCGGCTGCGCATGCTGATGCTGCTGCCGATTGCCACGTCGATCGAAGACCGGCTCGCCGCGCTCGGCAAGATGGCGCTGCAACGGCAACCGGAACTCCAGCGCCTGATCGGCGACGTCGCCGCATGGATCGTGGACGAGGATCGCCAGCGGCAATCCGGCGAACAGATCCGCGCGACGGTCACCGCGCGGCTGTCTGCGCTCGACGGCCTCGCGCCGCGGGAACGCATCCTCACGATCAGCCTGCTGCTGCGGTTGCGCGACCTCATCGACATCTCGGCCGACTGCCGCGCGGTGGCCGATGCGATCGCCGCGGGCCGGGATATCTCGACCGTCCAGCTCGCGTTCCATCCGGAGTCGGGAGCGGCGCCGGTTCGTCATCGCGACCACGGCATGGCGCTGTGGTCGGCCGCGGGGACCGCGGTGGCCATCCTGATCTGCTGCGGCGTGTGGATCGCCACCGGCTGGGCCGATGGCGCCTCGGCGCCGATGATGGCGGCGGTCGCCTGCTCCTTCTTCGCCGCGCAGGACGAGCCGGCACGCAGCATCCGGGCCTTCGGCCTGTTCTCGCTGGTCGCGATCGTCGTGGTCGCGATCTATCAGTTCGCGCTGGTGCCGGGCATCTCCCATGTCGAGGTTCTGATCGCCGCGCTGGCGCCGACCTTCCTGCTGTACGGCTTCCTGATCGCGCGGCCGAAAACCTCGCCGATCGGCATGGCGCTCGCCGCCAACACCGCGACGCTGCTGGCGCTGCAATCGACCTACACCGCGGACTTTGCCAGCTTCGCCAACACGTCGGTCGCCTTCTTCCTCGGCGTCGTCATCGCGGAGATCGTGACGCGGATCGCGCGCGGCGTCGGCGCCGAATGGATCGCCAAGCGGCTGACGACGTCGAGCTGGCAGACGCTGGCGGTCGCGGCCGAGCGGCGCGGCCGCGGCGATCGCGCGCAGTTTGCCGGCCTGATGCTGCATCGGCTCGGGCTGTTGGTGCAGCGCATCGCCTTCATCTCCGAAAGCGACCGCCGCGATACCGACAGCCTGGTCCAGTTGCGCATCGGGCTCAACATCATCGATCTCAGGCGCGCCCGCTACGGCCTCGCCGCATCGACCGTGCGCGCCATCGACCACATGCTGGATGACCTCGCGGCGGCGTTTCGCGCCCATGCGGACCAGGCGCTACCGGCCGAGCTGCTGTCATGCATCGACGCGGCGGTGACCGCGGTCGTCAAGGATCCCAATGAGCGCGCGCGGGACGATGCGTTGCTCGGCCTCGTCGGCATCCGCCGCGGCCTGTTTCCGGATGCGCCCGCCTACCGATCGCAGCCCGAGGAGAGTTTTGCGGCATGA
- a CDS encoding HlyD family secretion protein: MKGNFAWLGRVALTAIALVAALAVGRALWVYYMELPWTRDGRVRADVVQVAPDVSGFVTDVLVKDNQQVHRGDILFRIDRARFALALQQADAAVAGHRATLDQAESDLRRYNSLTTDAVSQQKQEQVLATQLQAKAAYDQAVADRAVAQLNLDRSEVHASVNGTITNMDLRPGAYVTAGKGVMALVDSDTLHVEGYFEETKLARIRVGDKAQIRLMGEPVRLTGHVESIAAGIEDRDRGQGANLLANVNPTFSWVRLAQRVPVRIALDHLPDRIALVAGRSATVEITD; the protein is encoded by the coding sequence ATGAAGGGGAATTTCGCCTGGCTCGGCCGGGTCGCGTTGACCGCGATCGCGCTTGTCGCCGCGCTGGCCGTCGGTCGCGCGCTCTGGGTCTACTACATGGAGTTGCCGTGGACCCGCGACGGCAGGGTCCGCGCCGACGTGGTTCAGGTCGCTCCCGACGTATCCGGTTTCGTCACCGACGTGCTGGTCAAGGACAATCAGCAGGTGCACCGCGGCGATATCCTGTTCCGGATCGATCGCGCGCGCTTTGCGCTGGCGTTGCAGCAGGCCGACGCGGCGGTCGCCGGTCATCGCGCCACGCTGGATCAGGCCGAATCCGATCTCAGGCGCTACAATTCGCTGACCACCGATGCGGTGTCGCAGCAGAAGCAGGAACAGGTGCTGGCCACGCAGCTGCAAGCCAAGGCCGCCTATGACCAGGCGGTCGCCGATCGCGCCGTCGCCCAGCTCAATCTCGATCGCAGCGAGGTGCACGCCTCCGTGAACGGCACCATCACCAACATGGACCTGCGGCCCGGCGCCTACGTCACCGCGGGCAAGGGCGTGATGGCGCTGGTCGACAGCGATACGCTGCATGTGGAAGGCTATTTCGAGGAGACCAAGCTGGCGCGCATTCGCGTCGGCGACAAGGCGCAGATAAGGCTGATGGGCGAGCCGGTCCGGCTCACCGGGCACGTCGAGAGCATCGCGGCGGGGATCGAGGATCGCGACCGCGGGCAAGGCGCGAACCTGCTCGCCAACGTCAATCCGACCTTCAGCTGGGTTCGACTCGCACAGCGGGTCCCGGTGCGGATCGCGCTGGACCATCTGCCGGATCGCATCGCGCTGGTCGCCGGCCGCTCGGCGACGGTCGAGATCACCGACTAG
- a CDS encoding MarR family transcriptional regulator: MPPSQSHIHAEIGRLITRLARIWRRLSDQALSDHGLSYATAIPLLVLSRHGENVRQGVLADELGIEGPSLVRLIDLLQSEGLVERREDPTDRRAKTLHLTAAGDAKVEETNRVLRRVRASMLKDIGSEELAVTFETLQRIEQRASRPQDAKTAQVKTAQAKSTAEAR; encoded by the coding sequence ATGCCTCCGTCGCAATCCCATATCCACGCCGAGATCGGCCGCCTGATCACCAGGCTCGCCCGGATCTGGCGTCGCTTGTCGGATCAGGCGCTGTCCGATCACGGCCTATCCTACGCGACGGCCATCCCGCTGCTGGTGCTGTCGCGGCACGGGGAGAACGTCCGTCAGGGCGTGCTGGCCGACGAACTGGGAATAGAGGGGCCTTCACTGGTGCGGCTGATCGATCTGCTGCAGTCTGAAGGCCTGGTCGAGCGTCGTGAGGACCCGACCGACCGGCGCGCCAAGACGCTGCATCTCACGGCGGCCGGCGACGCCAAGGTCGAGGAGACCAACCGGGTGCTGCGCCGGGTGCGCGCCAGCATGCTGAAGGATATCGGCAGCGAGGAACTTGCGGTAACCTTCGAGACGCTCCAGCGCATCGAGCAGCGGGCAAGCCGGCCGCAGGACGCTAAGACCGCTCAAGTCAAGACCGCTCAAGCGAAATCGACTGCAGAGGCGCGATAG
- a CDS encoding DUF1656 domain-containing protein, giving the protein MRYELDIYGVLVPALLLWLVIAYALSVLVSRIMRRFGLYRLVWHRALFNFALYVCLLGGVVYLSEFLP; this is encoded by the coding sequence ATGAGATATGAGCTCGACATCTACGGAGTTCTGGTCCCCGCGCTGCTGCTGTGGCTCGTCATTGCCTATGCGCTGAGCGTGCTGGTGAGCCGGATCATGCGCCGCTTCGGCCTCTACCGGCTGGTCTGGCATCGCGCGCTGTTCAATTTCGCACTGTATGTCTGCCTGCTCGGCGGCGTCGTTTATCTTTCGGAGTTTCTGCCATGA
- a CDS encoding helix-turn-helix transcriptional regulator yields the protein MRGNNRTSTLARGSRLAEAMLLRGWNKQTALAEALGVKPSAVSRWLKSGSLSFEHAVALCEFLDISLDWLMLGRGKPDIEDRHDKRPEPAIQTRAREALRQFTATLPEIFVTDNLCETDGAATAGQESGVNAGSHGIIEVALRNGRVLRLPEFFTPARVARLVEALEEIAR from the coding sequence ATGCGGGGCAACAACCGAACATCCACGCTCGCGCGTGGAAGTCGGCTGGCGGAAGCAATGCTTCTGCGGGGATGGAATAAGCAGACGGCGCTCGCGGAGGCGCTTGGCGTCAAACCGAGTGCGGTATCGCGATGGCTGAAGAGCGGATCGCTGTCATTCGAGCACGCGGTGGCGCTCTGCGAATTTCTCGATATCTCGCTGGACTGGTTGATGTTGGGCCGCGGCAAGCCTGATATCGAGGACCGGCATGACAAGCGACCCGAACCGGCGATCCAGACGAGGGCGCGCGAGGCGCTGCGGCAATTCACGGCAACGTTGCCGGAGATTTTTGTCACCGATAACCTGTGCGAAACCGACGGAGCGGCGACCGCCGGACAGGAGAGCGGCGTCAATGCGGGCAGCCATGGGATCATCGAGGTGGCGCTGCGCAACGGCAGGGTCCTGCGGCTGCCCGAATTTTTCACGCCGGCACGCGTGGCGCGGCTGGTGGAGGCATTGGAGGAGATCGCGCGATGA
- a CDS encoding HNH endonuclease encodes MNAHVSQGGWPVLVLNADFRPLSYYPLSLWSWQDAIKAVFLDRVNIVEYYDRAVRSPSFEIQLPSVVSLKSFVKPTTHPAFTRFNVFLRDRFSCQYCLSPDDLTFDHIIPRSKGGQTTWENVVAACSPCNLRKGNLTPQQAKMFPKQTPYAPTVHQLHRNGRLFPPNYLHESWLDYLYWDTELDP; translated from the coding sequence TTGAACGCACATGTCTCACAAGGCGGTTGGCCGGTGCTGGTCTTGAATGCGGACTTCCGGCCGCTGAGTTACTACCCGCTGTCGCTCTGGTCCTGGCAGGACGCGATCAAGGCGGTGTTCCTCGATCGTGTCAACATCGTCGAATATTACGACCGCGCGGTACGAAGTCCTTCCTTCGAAATCCAGTTGCCCAGCGTCGTATCGCTGAAGTCCTTCGTCAAGCCGACCACGCACCCCGCCTTCACCCGCTTCAATGTCTTCCTGCGCGACCGCTTCTCCTGCCAGTATTGCCTGTCGCCGGACGACCTCACCTTCGATCACATCATTCCGCGCAGCAAGGGTGGCCAGACCACCTGGGAGAACGTCGTCGCCGCCTGCTCGCCCTGCAATCTGCGCAAGGGCAATCTGACGCCGCAGCAGGCCAAGATGTTTCCGAAGCAGACGCCCTACGCGCCCACCGTGCATCAGCTCCATCGCAACGGCCGGCTGTTCCCGCCGAACTATCTGCACGAAAGCTGGCTCGATTATCTCTACTGGGATACTGAGCTTGATCCATAG
- a CDS encoding tetratricopeptide repeat protein translates to MKPRAGSCGSRGLSAVFILLLLVTPAGAQNAKQRGSYLRNIELCSGLDHTPADARIGACTALIDAGEDMTQAGLAIAYNNRGNAYATKEDYDRAIRDFDRSIELNPTYSKPFNNRGVAYVRKHQYDGATDAFDRAIKLNPNYGEAFANRAGAYLKRNEYARAVQDYDQAIRLDPNLDGVWSGRCWSRAILGALQEALEDCNKALQSGAANAATYDSRGLVYLKTGELGAAIDDYSSALRIDPRLASALYGRGLAKLKQGDKAGGNIDIAAAKAIQGSIADDFTRYGVQ, encoded by the coding sequence ATGAAGCCTCGTGCAGGCTCCTGTGGGAGTCGCGGCCTGTCGGCGGTCTTCATCCTGCTGTTGCTCGTAACGCCGGCGGGCGCGCAGAACGCGAAGCAAAGGGGCAGCTACCTGCGCAATATCGAGCTGTGCAGCGGTCTCGATCACACGCCGGCCGACGCGCGCATCGGTGCGTGCACGGCGCTGATCGATGCAGGCGAGGACATGACACAGGCCGGCCTCGCGATCGCCTACAACAACCGCGGCAACGCCTACGCCACCAAGGAAGACTATGACCGCGCCATCCGGGATTTTGATCGATCCATCGAGCTCAATCCAACCTACAGCAAGCCGTTCAACAACCGCGGCGTAGCCTATGTCAGGAAGCACCAATACGATGGCGCGACCGACGCGTTCGATCGCGCCATCAAGCTCAACCCGAACTACGGCGAAGCCTTTGCCAACCGCGCCGGTGCCTATCTGAAAAGGAACGAATATGCCCGCGCGGTGCAGGATTACGATCAGGCCATTCGCCTCGATCCGAACCTTGACGGTGTATGGAGCGGACGCTGCTGGAGCCGGGCCATTCTTGGCGCGTTGCAGGAGGCGCTGGAAGACTGCAACAAGGCGTTGCAATCGGGGGCGGCCAATGCTGCGACCTACGACTCGCGCGGCCTGGTCTATCTGAAGACAGGCGAGCTTGGCGCGGCGATCGACGATTACAGCTCCGCGCTTCGCATCGATCCAAGGCTCGCAAGCGCGCTCTATGGACGCGGGCTGGCGAAGCTGAAGCAGGGCGACAAGGCCGGCGGCAATATCGACATCGCGGCGGCCAAGGCGATCCAGGGCAGCATCGCCGACGATTTCACGCGCTATGGCGTGCAATAG